A portion of the Tiliqua scincoides isolate rTilSci1 chromosome 3, rTilSci1.hap2, whole genome shotgun sequence genome contains these proteins:
- the MACROH2A2 gene encoding core histone macro-H2A.2 — protein MSARGGKKKMSKMSRSSRAGVIFPVGRMMRYLKKGTYKYRIGVGAPVYMAAVIEYLAAEILELAGNAARDNKKGRIAPRHILLAVANDEELNQLLKGVTIASGGVLPRIHPELLAKKRGTKSKSDTILSPSPEKRGRKSLGTKKSGKKAKAAKARAPKKNKQKENEKEGASNSSADDGPGDGFTILSSKSLVPGQKLSLTQSDISHIGSMKVEGIVHPTTGEIDLKEEVGKALEKAGGKEFLETVKELRKSQGPLEVTEAALSQSAGLAAKFVIHCHIPQWGSDKCEEQLEETIKNCLTAAEDKKLKSVAFPPFPSGRNCFPKQTAAQVTLKAISSHFDDSSPSSLKNIYFLLFDSESIGIYVQEMAKLDAK, from the exons ATGTCGGCCAgaggtggaaagaaaaaaatgtccaaAATGTCACGCTCCAGCAGAGCAGGTGTTATTTTTCCAGTTGGGAGAATGATGCGATACTTGAAGAAGGGAACATACAAGTATAGGATAGGAGTGGGAGCTCCTGTCTACATGGCAGCTGTCATAGAATACCTAGCAG CAGAAATATTGGAATTGGCTGGTAATGCAGCCAGGGACAACAAGAAGGGAAGAATTGCCCCAAGACACATCCTTCTGGCAGTTGCTAATGATGAAGAATTGAATCAG TTGCTAAAAGGAGTGACCATTGCAAGTGGAGGTGTACTTCCCAGAATTCATCCAGAGCTTCTTGCCAAAAAACGAGGCACCAAAAGCAAATCTGATACTATCCTTTCACCATCTCCAGAGAAGAGAGGGAGAAAATCTTTGGGAACCAAGAAGAGTGGAAAGAAAGCAAAGGCTGCCAAAGCTCGGGCACCCAAAAAG AACAAACAGAAGGAGAATGAAAAAGAAGGAGCATCAAATTCATCTGCTGATGATGGACCTGGAGATGGCTTCACCATCCTCTCCTCCAAGAGCCTTGTTCCAGGACAGAag CTATCTCTGACGCAGAGCGACATCAGCCATATTGGTTCTATGAAAGTAGAAGGCATTGTGCATCCAACTACTGGTGAAATAGACCTCAAGGAGGAAGTAG GCAAAGCACTGGAAAAGGCTGGAGGTAAAGAGTTCTTAGAAACAGTCAAGGAACTCCGTAAGTCACAAGGGCCTCTGGAAGTTACAGAAG CTGCTCTTAGTCAGTCTGCTGGTCTAGCAGCAAAGTTTGTCATTCACTGTCATATCCCACAGTGGGGCTCAGACAAGTGTGAAGAGCAACTGGAGGAGACTATAAAAAACTGTTTAACTGCTGCTGAAGACAAGAAGCTTAAGTCTGTGGCTTTCCCACCATTTCCCAGTGGCAG AAATTGTTTTCCAAAACAGACGGCAGCCCAAGTGACTCTCAAAGCAATTTCTTCCCATTTTGATGACTCCAGCCCTTCCTCCTTGAAGAACATTTACTTCCTGCTTTTTGACAGCGAGAGCATTGGCATCTATGTGCAAGAGATGGCAAAACTAGATGCCAAGTAG